Proteins co-encoded in one Candidatus Limnocylindrales bacterium genomic window:
- the lpdA gene encoding dihydrolipoyl dehydrogenase: MAKQSYDLVVIGAGPGGYQAAIRASQLGMKTAIVEKDPALGGTCLNVGCIPSKALLESSELFARASHGLDKHGIKLSGVELDLEAMMKRKREVVEGLTRGVAGLMKKNKIDVWHGKARLKSSTLIEISGESAGQIESRRILIATGSMPVELPHMRFDGKRILSSTEALSLDKVPGKMLVVGGGAIGLEMGSVWLRLGSQVRVVELMDQIVPGSDKRSAQMLERSLKKQGMEILLQTSAKSVEVVGKSVKATIEGKDGKSSTDSYDVVLVAVGRKAYTADLGLPDIGVETDERGRVKVGKHFETSVGGIFAIGDVIAGPMLAHKASEEGIACVERMAGVAGHVNYDAIPGIVYTWPELAIVGMSEEAAKAAGCEVKVGTFPFQATPRAKCMGETEGQVRIIADARTDTVLGVHIVGPYASEMIAEAAVAMEFAASAEDIARSVHAHPTLAEAMKEAALAVDGRPIHI; the protein is encoded by the coding sequence TTGGCAAAGCAGAGTTACGATCTCGTCGTCATCGGCGCGGGCCCTGGCGGCTATCAGGCCGCCATCCGCGCGTCGCAGCTCGGCATGAAGACGGCCATCGTCGAGAAAGACCCCGCTCTTGGCGGCACGTGCCTGAACGTCGGCTGCATTCCCAGCAAGGCGCTGCTCGAGTCTTCGGAGCTGTTCGCTCGCGCCAGCCATGGCCTGGACAAGCACGGCATCAAGCTGTCGGGAGTCGAGCTGGACCTGGAAGCGATGATGAAGCGCAAGCGCGAGGTCGTCGAAGGGCTGACGCGCGGCGTGGCCGGCCTGATGAAGAAGAACAAGATCGACGTCTGGCACGGCAAGGCGCGCCTGAAGTCGTCCACGCTGATCGAGATCAGCGGCGAAAGCGCCGGACAGATCGAAAGCAGGCGCATTCTCATCGCCACCGGCAGCATGCCCGTGGAGCTTCCGCACATGCGCTTCGACGGCAAGCGCATCCTTTCTTCGACCGAAGCGCTGAGCCTGGACAAGGTGCCGGGCAAGATGCTGGTGGTCGGCGGTGGCGCCATCGGGCTGGAGATGGGGTCGGTATGGCTGCGCCTGGGCAGTCAGGTGCGCGTCGTCGAGCTGATGGATCAGATCGTGCCGGGCTCCGACAAGCGCAGCGCACAGATGCTGGAGCGCTCGCTCAAGAAGCAGGGGATGGAGATCCTCCTGCAGACCAGCGCCAAGTCGGTGGAGGTTGTCGGGAAGTCGGTGAAGGCCACGATCGAGGGCAAGGACGGAAAGTCCTCCACCGATTCCTACGACGTCGTCCTGGTCGCCGTCGGGCGCAAGGCGTACACGGCCGACCTCGGCCTCCCCGACATCGGCGTGGAGACCGACGAGCGCGGTCGCGTCAAGGTCGGCAAGCACTTCGAGACCAGCGTTGGCGGCATCTTTGCCATCGGCGATGTCATCGCCGGCCCCATGCTCGCGCACAAGGCGAGCGAGGAAGGCATCGCCTGCGTCGAACGCATGGCCGGCGTGGCAGGCCACGTCAACTACGATGCGATTCCCGGCATCGTCTACACCTGGCCCGAGTTGGCCATTGTCGGCATGAGCGAGGAAGCGGCCAAGGCCGCCGGTTGCGAGGTCAAGGTGGGAACGTTCCCGTTCCAGGCCACGCCGCGCGCCAAGTGCATGGGCGAGACCGAAGGCCAGGTCCGCATCATCGCCGATGCCAGGACCGACACCGTGCTGGGCGTGCACATCGTCGGCCCCTACGCCTCCGAGATGATCGCCGAGGCGGCCGTGGCGATGGAGTTCGCCGCCAGTGCCGAGGACATCGCGCGCTCCGTGCACGCGCATCCGACGCTGGCCGAGGCCATGAAGGAAGCTGCGCTGGCGGTGGACGGGCGGCCGATCCACATCTGA
- a CDS encoding sulfotransferase, protein MSLRVVGAGLGRTGTMSLKLALEQLLGGPCYHMAEVIEHPEHIPVWHQAALGKLPDWRRLFEGYRAAVDWPVAAFWEPIAAAFPDAIIVHSNRDPESWWESASSTIFPTAAAAQGPWREMLDAMFGRHFTTDLGNREECISAYKRHNAHVLATADPKRLVEWTAKQGWAPLCRALNLPVPDAEFPRVNTKEEFHHNFPPPQNA, encoded by the coding sequence ATGTCGCTGAGAGTCGTCGGTGCCGGCCTCGGTCGCACCGGAACCATGTCCCTCAAGCTCGCGCTCGAGCAGCTCCTTGGCGGCCCCTGCTACCACATGGCCGAAGTGATCGAGCATCCCGAGCACATCCCGGTCTGGCACCAGGCCGCACTTGGAAAGCTGCCGGACTGGCGCCGCCTGTTCGAAGGCTACCGCGCGGCGGTGGACTGGCCCGTCGCCGCCTTCTGGGAGCCGATCGCCGCAGCTTTCCCCGATGCGATCATCGTGCACTCCAACCGCGACCCCGAATCATGGTGGGAAAGCGCGAGCTCGACGATTTTTCCCACCGCCGCTGCCGCGCAGGGACCGTGGCGCGAAATGCTGGACGCAATGTTCGGCCGGCATTTCACGACCGATCTCGGCAACCGCGAGGAATGCATCTCCGCATACAAGCGCCACAATGCGCACGTGTTGGCCACGGCCGATCCGAAGCGGCTGGTTGAATGGACGGCAAAGCAGGGCTGGGCGCCGCTGTGCCGCGCCCTGAATCTTCCGGTTCCGGACGCCGAATTCCCGCGCGTCAACACCAAGGAGGAGTTCCACCACAACTTCCCGCCGCCGCAGAACGCCTGA
- a CDS encoding acyl-CoA dehydrogenase family protein, with amino-acid sequence MAERVDTPEQAEFREHCRRWLAENRPAPPSFRLPLSPIEVMTEEQRKYLCEWQNKCHGAGLVGTDYPKEYGGHGYKGFQSIATQEMGRAGVPYMINVIGLGMAAPTILVHGTEEQKRRYLPPLLSADEIWCQGFSEPGAGSDLANVQSPAVRDGDNWIINGHKVWTSLAHFASWMIMLVRTSTADKYGGLSYFIVPIQGAKGVTVRPLIKITGETGFNEVLFEDVVVPDNLRLDEVGKGWTVAMTTLTYERGAAEGAGSGGGVSIDERVRSLVRLAKNTRRGGGKTAWDDAVLRDKIMTLAIRSEGLRQNARRARVPALIEDPMRLPLQQKLLTSELMQDVAAVALEIEGAHASLYVGDDRAPEGGQWPLAYLNSYGFTIAAGSNEIQRNILGERVLGLAKSK; translated from the coding sequence ATGGCCGAGAGAGTCGACACGCCTGAACAGGCCGAGTTCCGCGAGCATTGCCGCCGGTGGCTGGCCGAGAACCGTCCCGCACCGCCGAGCTTCCGCCTTCCGCTGTCGCCCATCGAGGTGATGACCGAGGAGCAGAGGAAGTACCTTTGCGAGTGGCAGAACAAGTGCCACGGCGCCGGCCTGGTCGGCACCGACTATCCCAAGGAATACGGCGGGCACGGGTACAAGGGCTTTCAGTCCATCGCCACGCAGGAGATGGGACGCGCCGGCGTGCCCTACATGATCAACGTCATCGGTCTGGGAATGGCGGCGCCCACGATCCTCGTGCACGGCACCGAGGAGCAGAAGCGGCGTTATCTTCCGCCGCTGCTGTCGGCCGACGAGATCTGGTGCCAGGGCTTCTCCGAGCCCGGTGCCGGCAGCGACCTTGCCAACGTGCAGTCGCCGGCCGTGCGCGACGGGGACAACTGGATCATCAACGGGCACAAGGTCTGGACCAGCCTGGCGCACTTCGCCAGCTGGATGATCATGCTCGTGCGCACGAGCACCGCCGACAAGTACGGCGGCCTCTCCTACTTCATCGTTCCCATCCAAGGCGCCAAGGGCGTCACGGTACGACCGCTCATCAAGATCACCGGTGAGACGGGCTTCAACGAAGTGCTGTTCGAGGACGTGGTGGTGCCCGATAACCTGCGCCTGGATGAAGTCGGCAAAGGCTGGACGGTGGCCATGACGACTCTCACCTACGAGCGCGGCGCGGCCGAAGGCGCCGGCAGCGGCGGCGGCGTCTCCATCGACGAGCGTGTCCGCAGCCTGGTGCGTCTGGCGAAGAACACGCGGCGCGGCGGCGGCAAGACGGCCTGGGACGACGCCGTGCTGCGCGACAAGATCATGACGCTGGCCATTCGCAGCGAAGGGCTGCGACAGAACGCGCGCCGCGCGCGCGTGCCGGCGCTGATCGAAGATCCGATGCGGCTGCCGCTGCAGCAGAAGCTGCTGACCAGCGAACTGATGCAGGACGTGGCGGCGGTGGCGCTGGAGATCGAAGGCGCACACGCCAGCCTCTATGTCGGCGACGATCGCGCGCCCGAAGGCGGGCAGTGGCCGCTGGCGTACCTGAACTCGTACGGCTTCACGATCGCTGCCGGCAGCAACGAGATCCAGCGCAACATCCTGGGCGAGCGCGTGCTCGGCCTGGCCAAGTCGAAGTAG